From one Pseudomonas sp. MYb118 genomic stretch:
- a CDS encoding ATPase domain-containing protein — protein MNQLKRLESGIDGLDTLLKGGLIAGASYIIQGRPGSGKTILANQIGFNHIQRGGRVLFATLLAEPHDRLFQFLSTLSFFDEAQVNQNIQFVSAFDTLENDGLDAVVKLLRREISRQKSSLLILDGLLNARSKAESPLDTKQFISELQGHAAFAGCTVLFLTSSQLDDGSPEHTMVDGVIEMGEESVALKTVRRIRLRKTRGSGAIAGPHEFEITENGITVYPRIESLLTGPALVDSGDFHLISSGIPTLDARIGGGLVSSSVTLIMGPSGAGKTSLGAQFLAGATPDAPGLYFGFHESPSRLRMKALALGHDLAALENSGALHLSWNSASAGLIDRLAYDLLYIVKEKGIKRVFIDSLLAMARVAVDQSRVLEIFTAVLGELRSRDVTVLATWEIQHLFNDRPIISAPELSGVMDNLLLIQFGYKEIELQRQLSILKVRDNAYDPSLLEVVMGNAGIELKKA, from the coding sequence TTGAATCAGCTTAAACGTCTTGAAAGTGGAATCGACGGCCTCGATACCCTGTTGAAGGGAGGCCTGATTGCCGGCGCGTCCTACATCATTCAAGGACGGCCAGGCTCGGGCAAGACCATCCTGGCGAATCAGATTGGTTTCAACCATATCCAGCGCGGCGGGCGCGTGCTGTTCGCGACCCTGCTGGCGGAGCCGCATGATCGGCTCTTTCAGTTCCTTTCGACCTTGAGCTTCTTCGACGAGGCCCAGGTCAACCAGAACATCCAGTTCGTCAGCGCCTTCGACACCCTGGAAAACGACGGGCTGGACGCGGTGGTCAAGCTATTGCGCCGCGAGATCAGCCGACAGAAATCCAGCCTGCTGATTCTGGACGGGCTGCTCAACGCGCGCTCCAAGGCCGAGTCGCCGCTGGATACCAAGCAATTCATTTCCGAGTTGCAGGGCCATGCGGCGTTTGCCGGTTGCACCGTGCTGTTCCTGACCAGCTCGCAGCTCGATGACGGCAGCCCCGAACACACGATGGTGGACGGCGTCATCGAGATGGGCGAAGAGTCGGTGGCCTTGAAGACGGTGCGCCGCATCAGGCTGCGCAAGACCCGCGGCAGTGGCGCCATTGCCGGCCCGCACGAATTCGAAATCACCGAAAACGGCATCACCGTGTATCCGCGTATCGAAAGCCTGCTCACGGGCCCGGCGCTGGTCGACAGCGGTGATTTCCACCTGATCAGCAGTGGCATCCCCACACTGGATGCGCGGATCGGTGGCGGGTTGGTGTCTTCTTCGGTGACGCTGATCATGGGGCCGTCGGGCGCGGGCAAAACATCGTTGGGCGCCCAGTTTCTCGCCGGTGCCACACCGGATGCGCCGGGTCTGTACTTCGGTTTTCACGAGTCGCCTTCACGGCTGCGGATGAAGGCCTTGGCGTTGGGCCATGACCTTGCCGCGCTGGAAAATTCCGGCGCGCTGCACTTGTCCTGGAACTCGGCGTCGGCAGGTCTGATTGATCGCCTTGCCTACGACCTGCTCTACATCGTCAAGGAGAAAGGCATCAAGCGTGTGTTCATCGACAGCTTGCTGGCCATGGCCCGTGTTGCCGTCGATCAGAGCCGCGTGCTTGAGATCTTCACGGCGGTCCTGGGCGAGTTGCGCTCGCGGGACGTCACCGTCCTGGCGACCTGGGAAATCCAGCATCTGTTCAATGACCGACCGATCATTTCCGCGCCCGAGCTGTCGGGTGTCATGGATAACCTGCTGCTGATCCAGTTCGGTTACAAAGAGATCGAACTTCAACGCCAGCTCTCCATTCTCAAGGTCAGAGACAACGCTTATGACCCCTCGCTGCTCGAAGTCGTGATGGGCAACGCCGGAATCGAATTGAAGAAGGCCTGA
- a CDS encoding response regulator, with protein MTTILIVDDEYLIADILSFALEDEGFLTVTAGSALKALDILDRERPDLIITDFMMPGMTGLEFAESIKAKDQFSAIPIMLMSGAQAHLANERSDLFVSVFAKPFTIDAVIASVKAMLEP; from the coding sequence ATGACCACTATCCTGATCGTCGACGACGAATACCTGATCGCAGATATCCTGAGCTTCGCGCTGGAGGACGAAGGCTTCCTGACCGTAACGGCCGGCAGCGCCTTGAAAGCGCTCGACATCCTCGACCGCGAGCGGCCGGACCTGATCATCACCGACTTCATGATGCCGGGGATGACAGGGCTCGAGTTTGCCGAATCCATCAAGGCCAAAGATCAGTTCAGCGCCATCCCCATCATGCTCATGAGCGGCGCACAGGCACACCTGGCCAACGAGCGAAGCGACCTGTTCGTCAGCGTGTTCGCCAAGCCCTTTACGATTGATGCAGTGATTGCCAGCGTCAAGGCGATGCTTGAGCCTTGA